Proteins encoded in a region of the Nostoc sp. UHCC 0926 genome:
- a CDS encoding DUF6632 domain-containing protein — MDGRDQYLRIALALFGIVFLLIYPLSQVWASGWLWQPSQHEYEQMIIGVYATLGIFLLLASRQPEAYLSLIWFTVWSSVVHGLIMTVHAVIDPVEHGHLFGDVPALFLVAIVLGFLAPRKVVSST; from the coding sequence ATGGATGGGCGCGATCAGTATTTACGAATCGCTCTGGCTCTTTTTGGAATAGTTTTTCTACTTATCTATCCGCTAAGTCAGGTCTGGGCATCGGGCTGGTTATGGCAACCAAGTCAGCACGAATACGAACAGATGATCATTGGTGTTTATGCAACGCTTGGTATCTTTTTGCTGTTGGCTTCAAGGCAACCAGAAGCTTACCTCAGTTTAATCTGGTTCACCGTCTGGTCAAGTGTAGTCCACGGGCTAATCATGACAGTACATGCAGTAATTGACCCTGTTGAACATGGACACCTGTTTGGTGATGTTCCAGCATTGTTTTTGGTAGCAATTGTCCTTGGCTTTTTAGCGCCCCGCAAAGTGGTATCAAGTACATAA